CGCGGCAAGCTCAATCAGCAGCTGATCGACGTCGCGGCGCAGGTGCGTAGCGTCGAAGTGCGGGTTGGCGAGGCCGAAACGCGGCTGCGCGGGCTCGACGGCCGCGAGCAGGATCTGCGGACGTCGCTGGAAGCCCGGCGGACCGAGATCATCGAGGTTCTGGCCGCTCTGCAGCGCGCCGGCCGCCGCACCCCGCCGGCCCTGCTGGTCCGTCCCGAGGACGCGCTGCAGTCATTGCGCACGGCGATGCTGCTGGGTTCGGTGATCCCCGAGATGCGCAGCCGCGCCGAAAAGCTCTCGACCGATCTCGGCGAGCTCGTCGCCATCCGCAAGACGATCGCCAGCGAACGCGACAAGCTCGCCGGCGACCGCGACAGGCTGCGCACCGATCAGACCCGTCTCGCCGCCTTGGTGGAGGAACGCCAGCGCAAGCAGAGTTCGGCCGAGAAGGACATGGAAGCCGAAAGCGCGCGCGCCGCCGTGCTGGCGCAGCAGATCGACTCGCTGCAGGGACTGATCACGACGATGGAGCTGGACCTCAAGAGCGCGGCCAAGGCTGCCTCGACGGCGAGCCTGCAGGGGGTGCCGGTCAACAGCAAGCCGGACGCGAATGCGCTGCGCAACCCGGGCCGCAAGGCGCCCGCGATCGCGTTCGCCTCGACCAAGGGCATGCTGACGTTTCCTGTCAACGGCACCAAGATCCGCGAATTTGGCGCATCGGACGGTGCGGGCGGCTCGGATAAAGGCATTTCTTTGGCAACCCGGCCAGGGGCTCAGGTCACAACCCCGTGTGATGGCTGGGTTGTGTATGCGGGTCCCTTCCGTAGCTACGGACAACTCTTGATCCTCAACGCCGGTGGCGGGTATCATGTCCTGATCGCCGGGATGGAGCGCATTTCCGTCAACATCGGGCAGTTTGTTCAGACGGGAGAGCCGGTCGCGATCATGGGTAACAGCTCCCAGGTTGCCTCCATTCTCGCTACCAACGCGAGTCAACCAGTGCTCTATGTCGAGTTCCGTAAGGACGGCACTCCAATCGATCCAGGCCCATGGTGGGCCGCAAATGAAGGCGAAAAGGTACGCGGATGATGCGTAAGACTTCGGTAATTCTCCTGAGCGCGGCCACCGGTGCGGCATTGACCCTGTTCGTCTCGCAACCGCGCGCGGTGTTGATGGGATCGACGGCGCGCGCCGCGACCGCCGATACCTATCGCCAGCTCAACCTGTTCGGCGACGTGTTCGAGCGGGTGCGCAGCGATTATGTCGAGAAGCCCGACGATTCGAAGCTGGTCGAGTCCGCGATCAGCGGCATGCTCTCGGGCCTCGATCCGCATTCGAGCTACATGGATGCGAAGAGCTTCCGCGACATGCAGGTGCAGACCCGCGGCGAGTTCGGCGGCCTCGGCATCGAGGTGACGATGGAAGACGGCCTGATCAAGGTGGTGTCGCCGATCGACGATACGCCGGCCTCGAAGGCGGGCATCCAGGCTAACGACATCATCACCAATCTCGACGACGAAGCCGTGCAGGGCCTGACCCTCAACCAGGCGGTCGAGAAGATGCGCGGCCCGGTCGGCACCAAGATCAAGCTGAAGGTCGTGCGCAAGGGCGCCGACAATCCGCTCGACGTGACATTGACCCGCGACAACATCCGCGTCCGCTCGGTGCGCTCGCGCACCGAGAGCGACGACATCGCCTATATCCGCATCACCACCTTCAACGAGCAGACCACCGAGGGCCTGAAGAAGAGCATCGCCGACCTGCAGAACCAGATCGGTGACAAGCTGAAGGGCTACATCATCGACCTGCGCAACAACCCGGGCGGCCTGCTCGAGGAGGCGGTCACCGTCTCCGACGCGTTCCTGGAGCGCGGCGAGATCGTCTCGACCCGCGGCCGCAATGCCGAGGAGACGCAGCGCCGCGCGGCACATGCGGGCGACCTCACCAAGGGCAAGCCGGTCATCGTGCTGATCAATGGCGGCTCGGCGTCGGCGTCGGAGATCGTGGCTGGCGCGCTGCAGGACCACAAGCGCGCGACGCTGGTCGGCACCCGCTCGTTCGGCAAGGGCTCGGTGCAGACCATCATCCCGCTCGGCGCCGGCAACGGCGCGCTGCGACTGACCACCGCGCGCTACTACACGCCGTCGGGCAAGTCGATCCAGGCCAAGGGCATCGTGCCCGACATCGAGGTGCTGCAGGACGTGCCGGATGAGCTGAAGTCGCGCACCGACACCAAGGGCGAGGCGTCGCTGCGCGGCCATCTGAAGAACGACGGCGACGAGAAGACCGGCTCGCAGTCCTACGTGCCGCCGGACACCAAGGACGACAAGGCGCTCAAAATGGCCGCCGACCTGCTCCACGGCATCAAGAACAGCGCCAACACCCCGGCGCCGACCGAGAAGGCCGCGGCCGACAAGCCGGCCAAGGCGGCAAACTGAGGTCGCCAACTGAGCGGCAGCCGACCGACGCGAATCAGGTTTGAAGGGCGGCCTCCGGGCCGCCCTTCTTTTTTGGACGGCTTCTTGGTTTGCCGCTCCGCCGATCTACGGGCTTGCGGACACCGGCCCTGCGTCCGAATCCCCGCCGTGGTATCGTCGACCCGATTGATTCGGGAATTTCGATGACAGAGACGGCCGACGAGCTGAGCGCCCCGCTCGGGCAGACGGAAAAGCGTCGCAGGCGCCGCATTCGGCTTCCCTTCACGGCCCTGCAGGCCCTCGCGATGCTGCTGGCGCTGTTCCTGGTCGTGTTTGCCGGCTTTGCGATGTTCAACGACAATCCACTCGGTGGCGAGCCGGTCGCCCGCGTCGCGATCAACGAGGGCGCAAAACCCACCGACGACAAGCCCGCCGCCAAGCCGGATGGCAAGCCAGACGCAAAGGCCGACCACGGCGCGGCCCCCGCGGCCAAGCAGGAGGGCGGCGAGCGCAAGACGGTCACCATCATCGACGGCTCCAGCGGCGCCCGCCAGGAGGTCGCGATCGGTGCCGGTGGCGAGACGGCAGAGCCTGGATCGGCCGCGCCCGCGAGCCAGATGCCCGGCGTGGACCCGCGGCTGCTGGAGAAGTCGCGCTACGGCATGATCCCGGTGATGGCCGACGGGCTGAAGCCATTCACTGCCTATGCGGCCGAGGCCGACCGCGCCAAGGCGGCGCGCATGCCGGCCGTCGCGATCGTGATCGGCGGTCTCGGCGTCGGCGCCGCCAAGACGGCGGACGCGATCATGAAGCTGCCGCCGGCGGTCACCCTGGCCTTCACGCCCTATGGCTCCGATCCGACCAAGCTCGCCGAGCGCGCCCGGGCGCAGCGCCACGAGATCCTGCTGCAGGTCCCGATGGAGCCCTACGACTATCCCGACAACGATCCGGGTCCGCAGACGCTGCTCGCAACACTCGGACCGGACCAGAACATCGACCGGCTGTTCTGGCACATGAGCCGGCTGCAGGGTTACGTCGGCATCGGCAACTTCATGGGTGCGCGCTTCGTCGCAACGGAAGCGGCGATGCAGCCGATCGTGAACGAGGCCGCCAAGCGCGGTCTGGCCCTGTTCGACGATGGCGCAGCCCCGCGCAGCGTGGCAGCCTCGCTGGCCACGGGGCTCGCGATGCCGTTCGCGAAGGGCGACGTCGCCATCGACGCGGTGCCGACCCCGGTCGAGATCGACAATGCGCTCGCCAAGCTCGAAAGCCTGGCCAAGGAACGTGGCGTCGCCGTCGGGACCGCCTCGGCGCTGCCGGCCTCGATCGACCGCATCGGCACCTGGATCAAGGGGCTCGACCGCAAGGGCATTCTGCTGGTGCCATTGACAACCGCGATGCTGAAATCAAAATCGAACTGAACGAACGTGCGCCGGCCCGACTGGCGACGTGACAGCGGGAGGCCTGCGCAGCGAGGCGCAGGGGTCCCCGCAGGAAGGCCGAGACCGGAATGACGCGCTACGAGGACCTGCCTTACCGCACCTGCGTCGGCATCATGCTGATCAATTCGGAGGGGCTGGTTTTCATCGGTCGCCGCGCCGGCGGAATCGAGCATGTCGACGACACCCATGTCTGGCAGATGCCGCAGGGCGGCGTCGATCCCGGCGAGGATGCCTGGGAGGCGGCCAAGCGCGAGCTGTATGAAGAGACCAGCGTGCGCTCCGTCGAGAAGCTGGCCGAGGTCGGCGACTGGCTGACCTACGATA
This region of Bradyrhizobium sp. SZCCHNS1050 genomic DNA includes:
- a CDS encoding murein hydrolase activator EnvC family protein; translated protein: MFAARPLSCFPRPVRSGRSCRASLIALVVVFSGCPALAQSGLRPSIPGTASPTPVTPEQLKQREQELEAARAAQKAAAEAQERLKADIAALGEDRGKLNQQLIDVAAQVRSVEVRVGEAETRLRGLDGREQDLRTSLEARRTEIIEVLAALQRAGRRTPPALLVRPEDALQSLRTAMLLGSVIPEMRSRAEKLSTDLGELVAIRKTIASERDKLAGDRDRLRTDQTRLAALVEERQRKQSSAEKDMEAESARAAVLAQQIDSLQGLITTMELDLKSAAKAASTASLQGVPVNSKPDANALRNPGRKAPAIAFASTKGMLTFPVNGTKIREFGASDGAGGSDKGISLATRPGAQVTTPCDGWVVYAGPFRSYGQLLILNAGGGYHVLIAGMERISVNIGQFVQTGEPVAIMGNSSQVASILATNASQPVLYVEFRKDGTPIDPGPWWAANEGEKVRG
- a CDS encoding S41 family peptidase; translation: MMRKTSVILLSAATGAALTLFVSQPRAVLMGSTARAATADTYRQLNLFGDVFERVRSDYVEKPDDSKLVESAISGMLSGLDPHSSYMDAKSFRDMQVQTRGEFGGLGIEVTMEDGLIKVVSPIDDTPASKAGIQANDIITNLDDEAVQGLTLNQAVEKMRGPVGTKIKLKVVRKGADNPLDVTLTRDNIRVRSVRSRTESDDIAYIRITTFNEQTTEGLKKSIADLQNQIGDKLKGYIIDLRNNPGGLLEEAVTVSDAFLERGEIVSTRGRNAEETQRRAAHAGDLTKGKPVIVLINGGSASASEIVAGALQDHKRATLVGTRSFGKGSVQTIIPLGAGNGALRLTTARYYTPSGKSIQAKGIVPDIEVLQDVPDELKSRTDTKGEASLRGHLKNDGDEKTGSQSYVPPDTKDDKALKMAADLLHGIKNSANTPAPTEKAAADKPAKAAN
- a CDS encoding divergent polysaccharide deacetylase family protein; amino-acid sequence: MTETADELSAPLGQTEKRRRRRIRLPFTALQALAMLLALFLVVFAGFAMFNDNPLGGEPVARVAINEGAKPTDDKPAAKPDGKPDAKADHGAAPAAKQEGGERKTVTIIDGSSGARQEVAIGAGGETAEPGSAAPASQMPGVDPRLLEKSRYGMIPVMADGLKPFTAYAAEADRAKAARMPAVAIVIGGLGVGAAKTADAIMKLPPAVTLAFTPYGSDPTKLAERARAQRHEILLQVPMEPYDYPDNDPGPQTLLATLGPDQNIDRLFWHMSRLQGYVGIGNFMGARFVATEAAMQPIVNEAAKRGLALFDDGAAPRSVAASLATGLAMPFAKGDVAIDAVPTPVEIDNALAKLESLAKERGVAVGTASALPASIDRIGTWIKGLDRKGILLVPLTTAMLKSKSN
- a CDS encoding RNA pyrophosphohydrolase, with amino-acid sequence MTRYEDLPYRTCVGIMLINSEGLVFIGRRAGGIEHVDDTHVWQMPQGGVDPGEDAWEAAKRELYEETSVRSVEKLAEVGDWLTYDIPRTVAGRAWKGRYRGQRQKWFALRFTGADAEIDVERPGGGHHKAEFVSWRWEPMKNLPGLIVPFKRPVYERVVKEFAPLAGD